From Woronichinia naegeliana WA131, the proteins below share one genomic window:
- a CDS encoding DUF5615 family PIN-like protein, translating into MQFLANENFPLLSVRKLRHIGLDITSIMEDSPGIPDIEVLARAVRENRIILTFDRDYGELIFRRLLPKPMGVIYFRYQPLTPEEPYQHLKRLLNEQDLTLIGMFTVLDRNKLRQRTLQ; encoded by the coding sequence CTTTATTAAGTGTTAGAAAATTGCGTCATATTGGTTTAGATATTACTTCTATTATGGAAGACTCTCCTGGAATACCAGATATTGAAGTCCTTGCCAGAGCCGTTCGAGAAAATAGAATTATTCTGACCTTTGATCGAGATTATGGAGAATTAATTTTTCGGCGATTATTACCAAAACCTATGGGAGTTATTTACTTCCGTTATCAACCGCTTACTCCCGAAGAACCCTATCAGCATCTCAAACGTTTACTTAACGAGCAAGATTTGACTTTGATAGGAATGTTCACCGTCTTAGACAGAAATAAATTACGACAGCGAACATTGCAGTAG